The following proteins are encoded in a genomic region of Cryptomeria japonica chromosome 11, Sugi_1.0, whole genome shotgun sequence:
- the LOC131072916 gene encoding uncharacterized protein At2g39795, mitochondrial, producing MALFQIMRKAGTAIIPAAMALKTLSRQRAIHAAVGSSFQSRCRLQISMWNSSIESRASFASLAVATSKTDENLIKVLDSEIQCAVESDPPNEDVVTPDTIPFTIEDKPGEHSVILRRKYGNEDIKVEVLGIGMVDQEGEDDDDDDEEGKGSQQPQLNFNVTISKGDGPCLEFNCSAYPDEIVIDMMSTKQPKGNDDVLAYEGPAFTDLDENLQKSFHKYLEIRGVKGSLSNFLLEYMINKDSREYIRWLKNVKQFVEM from the exons ATGGCTTTGTTTCAAATAATGCGCAAAGCAGGGACCGCCATTATTCCAGCGGCAATGGCTCTCAAAACCTTGAGCCGACAGAGAGCAATTCATGCAGCCGTAGGAAGTTCCTTTCAAAGCCGTTGCAGGCTGCAAATAAGCATGTGGAATTCGTCGATTGAGAGCCGCGCCTCATTTGCTTCTTTAGCTGTTGCCACATCAAAAACAGATGAGAATCTTATTAAAGTTCTCGATAGTGAAATTCAATGCGCCGTTGAATCTGACCCACCTAATGAG GATGTGGTAACCCCTGATACGATTCCTTTTACTATTGAAGATAAACCTGGGGAACATTCAGTTATTTTGCGAAGGAAGTATGGGAATGAGGATATCAAAGTTGAGGTTTTAGGGATTGGCATGGTTGATCAGGaaggtgaagatgatgatgatgacgatgaggaaGGAAAAGGCTCACAACAGCCCCAGTTGAACTTCAATGTGACCATATCTAAAGGTGATGGCCCCTGTTTGGAGTTCAATTGCTCTGCATATCCTGACGAGATTGTTATTGATATGATGTCCACTAAGCAGCCAAAAGGCAATGACGATGTTCTTGCCTATGAAGGGCCAGCCTTTAC GGACTTGGATGAGAATTTGCAGAAGAGCTTTCACAAATACCTTGAAATACGAGGTGTCAAGGGAAGTCTATCAAATTTCCTCTTGGAATACATGATAAACAAAGACTCCAGGGAGTATATTAGATGGTTGAAAAATGTGAAGCAATTTGTTGAGATGTAG